Proteins found in one Sphaeramia orbicularis chromosome 8, fSphaOr1.1, whole genome shotgun sequence genomic segment:
- the LOC115424447 gene encoding protein sidekick-2-like: MDQSRQKTHSFVNHYISDPTYYNSWRRQQKGVSRPPAYGYSQPEPLVEQESRPHPPPVPPLPPLLPQSAPSPQPQPQCQGTLFRPKGSRTPTPSLLSSDPPSQHGSTLYRPPSSLGCAAQAPTAGFSSFV, from the coding sequence ATGGATCAGAGTCGGCAGAAGACCCACTCCTTCGTCAACCACTACATCAGCGACCCCACCTACTACAACTCGTGGCGGCGGCAGCAGAAGGGGGTCTCTCGCCCCCCCGCCTACGGCTACTCCCAGCCCGAACCCCTGGTGGAGCAGGAGTCACGGCCGCACCCGCCCCCCGTGCCCCCTCTGCCCCCCCTCCTGCCCCAGAGCGCCCCTTCCCCACAGCCCCAGCCCCAGTGCCAGGGCACCCTGTTCAGGCCTAAGGGAAGCCGGACTCCCACCCCCTCGTTGCTGTCCTCCGACCCCCCCAGCCAGCACGGCAGTACCCTGTACCGCCCCCCCAGCAGCCTGGGCTGTGCCGCTCAGGCGCCCACCGCCGGCTTCTCCTCCTTTGTTTGA